From the genome of Cellvibrio japonicus Ueda107, one region includes:
- a CDS encoding XrtA/PEP-CTERM system exopolysaccharide export protein, with product MPPVSDSGLLAEYRIGVGDTLQINVWRNPELSLAVPVRPDGKISMPLIGDIPAADLTATQLSNNIVQSLTTYVRNPQVTVIVTNPSSSDFQRRVRITGAVNSPQSIPYREGMTVLDLVLLAGGTNIYASPNKARLYRKIDGVVKVYPIRLDDLINDGKIDTNYLLQPSDIVTVPERAF from the coding sequence ATGCCCCCTGTGTCGGACTCCGGTTTGCTGGCAGAGTATCGTATAGGTGTAGGGGATACTCTGCAGATCAATGTGTGGCGCAACCCGGAATTGTCACTGGCTGTGCCCGTCCGTCCCGATGGCAAGATCTCCATGCCCCTGATCGGCGATATTCCTGCTGCCGACCTCACGGCTACCCAGCTCTCCAATAATATTGTCCAAAGTCTTACCACCTATGTTCGCAATCCTCAAGTGACCGTGATTGTGACCAATCCCAGCAGTTCGGATTTCCAGCGTCGTGTTCGCATTACCGGCGCAGTCAATAGCCCGCAGTCTATTCCTTATCGTGAAGGTATGACCGTTCTGGATCTGGTATTGCTGGCTGGTGGAACCAACATTTATGCATCGCCCAACAAGGCCAGGCTGTATCGCAAAATCGATGGTGTTGTAAAGGTTTATCCTATCCGCCTCGATGACCTGATCAACGATGGCAAGATAGATACCAATTACCTATTGCAGCCATCGGATATTGTGACGGTACCTGAGCGTGCTTTTTAA
- a CDS encoding XrtA system polysaccharide chain length determinant: MDKVYLKEMLFALRAELIRFRFWCVLLFIGIAYTALGVGLIWPKNYTTSAVLFADVTNIIEPLLKGSAEVTKIDRSEQASEIIYTRSSLVAAARQAGLLNERATEEQQDRVVRQLRAAITIKRERNNNHFQVAYRANNPDQSFEILNAIINVFIEGTARKKREESVGAYNFIDAQVQTYKKQLEMAEEKLKEFKSQNTDGTEAAVSARIASLRQEIESLKIAIEESQARINTIQQQLNNEGQYLQAKGQVDELRQRRQTLTAHLEQLLLSYQESYPDVISLRGQIAEIDQAIEKLKQSGEVYGNSERVENPLYEELRKQLAEADVTLRSQKRRMQSLMALQEQEFERQQRIAASQAEFSELTRDYDVTRKVYEEMLQRKEAARLSMTLDIEGQGISYRIQEPASFPLKPSGLSFIHFAVLGPILGLLAPFGLLVLYVFLDPHLRSARMLQKMLPEDMTLIGVIPHFNSPLGERLLKKDMLLVFFISLVALAGYIAIAVFWQTTRG, from the coding sequence ATGGATAAAGTCTATTTAAAAGAAATGCTCTTTGCCCTTCGTGCAGAGTTAATTCGCTTTCGCTTTTGGTGTGTTTTGCTTTTTATCGGGATTGCCTATACCGCTCTCGGTGTAGGATTGATTTGGCCGAAGAACTACACCACCAGTGCAGTATTATTCGCCGATGTGACCAATATTATCGAACCCCTGCTCAAGGGAAGCGCAGAAGTTACTAAAATTGATCGCTCTGAACAGGCAAGCGAAATTATTTATACCCGCAGCAGCCTGGTGGCAGCGGCTCGCCAGGCTGGGTTGTTGAATGAGCGCGCAACAGAAGAGCAGCAGGATCGGGTAGTGCGCCAGCTTCGTGCGGCTATTACTATCAAGCGCGAGCGCAATAATAACCACTTTCAAGTGGCCTATCGAGCAAATAACCCTGACCAATCCTTCGAAATACTGAATGCTATCATCAATGTATTTATTGAAGGGACTGCGCGTAAAAAGCGTGAGGAGAGCGTTGGTGCATACAACTTTATTGATGCCCAGGTGCAAACCTATAAAAAACAATTGGAAATGGCAGAGGAAAAGCTGAAGGAATTCAAATCACAAAATACAGACGGTACTGAGGCAGCAGTTAGTGCGCGTATTGCCAGCCTGCGCCAGGAAATCGAATCGCTGAAAATTGCGATTGAGGAATCGCAGGCGCGAATCAATACCATCCAGCAACAGTTAAATAACGAAGGACAATATCTCCAGGCCAAGGGGCAAGTGGATGAGTTGCGCCAACGCCGGCAGACACTGACGGCTCATCTTGAGCAATTATTATTAAGCTATCAGGAAAGCTACCCTGATGTTATTTCCCTGCGTGGACAAATTGCTGAAATTGATCAAGCTATCGAAAAGCTCAAGCAGTCTGGCGAAGTCTATGGCAATAGTGAGCGTGTTGAAAACCCACTATATGAAGAGCTGCGCAAGCAATTGGCTGAAGCAGATGTAACCTTGCGTTCACAGAAGCGCCGCATGCAGTCGTTAATGGCGTTGCAAGAGCAGGAATTTGAGCGCCAGCAGCGTATTGCTGCAAGCCAGGCAGAGTTTTCCGAGTTAACCCGTGACTATGATGTAACGCGTAAGGTTTATGAGGAAATGTTGCAGCGCAAAGAGGCCGCACGCTTATCCATGACGTTGGATATTGAGGGGCAGGGGATTAGTTATCGCATTCAGGAGCCCGCCAGTTTTCCTCTGAAACCGTCAGGTTTAAGTTTTATTCATTTTGCTGTGCTTGGCCCCATCCTGGGGTTATTAGCGCCCTTTGGATTATTAGTGCTCTATGTGTTTTTGGATCCACACCTTCGTTCAGCGCGTATGCTGCAAAAAATGCTACCGGAAGATATGACGTTGATTGGTGTTATCCCCCATTTCAATTCACCTCTGGGTGAGCGTTTACTGAAGAAGGATATGCTGTTGGTATTTTTCATATCACTGGTGGCCTTGGCCGGTTATATCGCCATTGCT